From the genome of Vigna unguiculata chloroplast, complete genome, one region includes:
- the psaB gene encoding photosystem I P700 apoprotein A2 — MALRFPSFSQGLAQDPTTRRIWFGIATAHDFESHDDITEERLYQNIFASHFGQLAIIFLWTSGNLFHVAWQGNFETWVQDPLHVRPIAHAIWDPHFGQPAVEAFTRGGALGPVNIAYSGVYQWWYTIGLRTNGDLYTGAIFLLILSIISLIAGWLHLQPKWKPSVSWFKNAESRLNHHLSGLFGVSSLAWTGHLVHVAIPGSRGESVRWNNLLDILPHPEGLGPFFTGQWNLYAQNPDSNNHIFGTPQGAGTAILTLLGGFHPQTQSLWLTDIAHHHLAIAFIFLVAGHMYRTNFGIGHSIKDLLEAHTPPGGRLGRGHKGLYDTINNSIHFQLGLALASLGVITSLVAQHMYSLPAYAFIAQDFTTQAALYTHHQYIAGFIMTGAFAHGAIFFIRDYNPEQNQDNVLARMLDHKEAIISHLSWASLFLGFHTLGLYVHNDVMLAFGTPEKQILIEPIFAQWIQSAHGKTSYGFDILLSSTNSPAFNAGRSIWLPGWLNAVNENSNSLFLTIGPGDFLVHHAIALGLHTTTLILVKGALDARGSKLMPDKKDFGYSFPCDGPGRGGTCDISAWDAFYLAVFWMLNTIGWVTFYWHWKHITLWQGNISQFNESSTYLMGWLRDYLWLNSSQLINGYNPFGMNSLSVWAWMFLFGHLVWATGFMFLISWRGYWQELIETLAWAHERTPLANLIRWRDKPVALSIVQARLVGLAHFSVGYIFTYAAFLIASTSGKFG; from the coding sequence ATGGCATTAAGATTTCCAAGCTTTAGTCAAGGCTTAGCTCAAGACCCCACTACTCGTCGTATTTGGTTTGGTATTGCTACCGCACATGACTTCGAAAGTCATGATGATATTACTGAGGAACGTCTTTATCAGAATATTTTTGCTTCTCATTTCGGGCAATTAGCAATCATTTTTCTGTGGACTTCCGGGAATCTCTTTCATGTAGCTTGGCAAGGTAATTTTGAGACATGGGTACAGGATCCTTTACATGTAAGACCTATTGCTCATGCAATTTGGGATCCTCATTTTGGTCAACCAGCTGTAGAAGCTTTTACTCGAGGGGGTGCTCTAGGTCCTGTTAATATAGCCTATTCTGGTGTTTATCAGTGGTGGTATACAATCGGTTTACGTACTAATGGGGATCTTTATACTGGAGCTATTTTTCTATTAATACTTTCTATTATATCTTTAATAGCAGGTTGGTTACACCTACAACCAAAATGGAAACCGAGTGTTTCGTGGTTTAAAAATGCCGAATCCCGCCTCAATCATCATTTGTCAGGACTATTCGGAGTAAGTTCCTTGGCTTGGACAGGGCATTTAGTTCATGTTGCTATTCCGGGGTCCAGGGGGGAATCCGTTCGATGGAACAATTTATTAGATATCTTGCCGCACCCCGAGGGATTAGGTCCATTTTTTACAGGTCAGTGGAATCTTTATGCTCAAAACCCAGATTCCAATAATCATATATTTGGTACCCCTCAAGGAGCAGGAACTGCTATTCTAACACTTCTCGGAGGATTTCATCCGCAAACTCAAAGTTTATGGTTAACTGATATTGCACACCATCATTTGGCTATTGCGTTTATTTTTCTAGTTGCTGGCCATATGTATAGAACTAATTTCGGGATTGGTCACAGTATTAAAGATCTTTTAGAAGCACATACTCCTCCGGGGGGTAGATTGGGGCGTGGGCATAAGGGTCTTTATGACACAATCAATAATTCAATTCATTTTCAATTAGGTCTTGCTCTAGCCTCTTTAGGGGTTATTACTTCCTTGGTAGCACAACACATGTACTCTTTACCTGCTTATGCGTTTATAGCGCAAGACTTTACTACTCAAGCTGCCTTATATACTCATCATCAATATATAGCAGGCTTCATTATGACAGGGGCTTTTGCTCATGGAGCTATCTTTTTTATTAGAGATTATAATCCAGAGCAGAATCAAGATAATGTCTTGGCAAGAATGTTAGACCATAAAGAAGCTATCATATCCCACTTAAGTTGGGCTAGCCTCTTTCTGGGGTTCCATACTCTGGGACTTTATGTCCATAACGATGTCATGCTTGCTTTTGGTACTCCGGAGAAACAAATTTTGATTGAACCTATATTTGCCCAATGGATACAATCTGCTCATGGTAAAACTTCCTATGGGTTCGATATACTTTTATCTTCAACGAACAGTCCGGCGTTCAATGCGGGACGAAGCATATGGTTGCCTGGTTGGTTAAACGCTGTAAATGAGAATAGTAATTCTCTATTCTTAACAATAGGGCCTGGAGACTTCTTGGTTCATCATGCTATTGCTCTTGGTTTACATACAACTACTTTGATTTTAGTAAAAGGTGCTTTGGATGCGCGTGGTTCTAAGTTAATGCCTGATAAAAAAGATTTTGGTTATAGTTTTCCTTGTGATGGCCCGGGACGAGGCGGAACTTGTGATATTTCCGCTTGGGACGCATTTTATTTGGCAGTTTTCTGGATGTTAAATACCATTGGATGGGTTACTTTTTATTGGCATTGGAAACACATTACACTATGGCAGGGTAATATTTCACAGTTTAATGAATCTTCTACCTATTTGATGGGATGGTTAAGAGATTATCTATGGTTGAACTCTTCACAACTTATCAATGGATATAACCCTTTTGGTATGAATAGTTTATCAGTCTGGGCATGGATGTTCTTGTTTGGACATCTTGTTTGGGCTACTGGATTTATGTTCTTAATTTCTTGGCGCGGATATTGGCAGGAATTGATTGAAACTTTGGCATGGGCTCATGAACGTACACCTTTGGCTAATTTGATTCGATGGAGAGATAAACCAGTGGCTCTTTCCATTGTGCAAGCAAGATTGGTTGGACTAGCCCACTTTTCCGTAGGTTATATATTTACTTATGCAGCCTTCTTAATTGCCTCTACATCGGGCAAATTCGGTTAA
- the psbC gene encoding photosystem II CP43 chlorophyll apoprotein encodes MKTLYSLRRFYHVETLFNGTLALTGRDQETTGFAWWAGNARLINLSGKLLGAHVAHAGLIVFWAGAMNLFEVAHFVPEKPMYEQGLILLPHLATLGWGVGPGGEVIDTFPYFVSGVLHLISSAVLGFGGIYHALLGPETLEESFPFFGYVWKDRNKMTTILGIHLILLGIGAFLLVFKALYFGGIYDTWAPGGGDVRKITNLTLSPSILFGYLLKSPFGGEGWIVSVDDLEDIIGGHVWLGSICILGGIWHILTKPFAWARRALVWSGEAYLSYSLGALSVFGFIACCFVWFNNTAYPSEFYGPTGPEASQAQAFTFLVRDQRLGANVGSAQGPTGLGKYLMRSPTGEVIFGGETMRFWDLRAPWLEPLRGPNGLDLSRLKKDIQPWQERRSAEYMTHAPLGSLNSVGGVATEINAVNYVSPRSWLATSHFVLGFFLFVGHLWHAGRARAAAAGFEKGIDRDFEPVLSMTPLN; translated from the coding sequence ATGAAAACCTTATATTCCCTGAGGAGGTTCTACCACGTGGAAACGCTCTTTAATGGAACTTTAGCTTTAACTGGTCGTGACCAGGAAACTACCGGTTTCGCTTGGTGGGCCGGGAATGCCCGACTTATCAATTTATCTGGTAAACTATTAGGGGCCCATGTAGCCCATGCTGGATTAATAGTATTCTGGGCCGGAGCAATGAACCTTTTTGAAGTGGCTCATTTCGTACCCGAGAAGCCCATGTATGAACAAGGTTTAATTTTGCTTCCCCACCTAGCTACTCTAGGTTGGGGAGTAGGTCCTGGGGGGGAAGTTATAGACACTTTTCCATACTTTGTGTCTGGAGTACTTCACTTAATTTCCTCTGCAGTATTGGGCTTTGGCGGTATTTATCATGCACTTCTGGGACCTGAGACTCTTGAAGAATCTTTTCCGTTCTTCGGTTATGTATGGAAAGATAGAAATAAAATGACTACAATTTTGGGTATTCACTTAATCTTGTTAGGTATAGGTGCTTTTCTTCTAGTATTCAAGGCTCTTTATTTTGGAGGTATATATGATACATGGGCTCCGGGGGGGGGAGATGTAAGAAAAATAACCAATTTGACCCTTAGTCCAAGTATTCTATTTGGATATTTATTAAAATCGCCTTTTGGGGGCGAAGGGTGGATTGTTAGTGTGGACGATTTGGAAGATATTATTGGAGGGCATGTATGGTTGGGTTCCATTTGTATACTTGGTGGAATCTGGCATATCTTAACCAAACCCTTTGCATGGGCTCGGCGTGCACTTGTATGGTCTGGAGAAGCTTACTTATCTTATAGTTTAGGTGCTTTATCTGTTTTTGGTTTTATTGCTTGTTGCTTTGTCTGGTTTAATAATACCGCTTATCCTAGTGAGTTTTATGGGCCCACTGGTCCAGAAGCTTCTCAAGCTCAAGCATTTACTTTTCTAGTTAGAGACCAACGTCTTGGGGCTAATGTAGGATCTGCTCAAGGACCTACAGGTTTAGGTAAATATCTAATGCGTTCCCCGACTGGAGAAGTTATTTTTGGCGGAGAAACTATGCGTTTTTGGGATTTGCGTGCTCCTTGGTTAGAACCTCTAAGGGGTCCTAATGGTTTAGACTTGAGTAGACTGAAAAAAGATATACAGCCTTGGCAAGAACGTCGTTCTGCGGAATATATGACTCATGCTCCTTTAGGTTCATTAAATTCCGTGGGTGGCGTAGCTACAGAGATTAATGCAGTCAATTATGTTTCTCCTAGAAGTTGGTTAGCTACTTCTCATTTTGTTCTAGGATTCTTTCTATTTGTAGGCCATTTATGGCACGCGGGAAGAGCTCGCGCAGCTGCCGCAGGATTTGAAAAAGGAATTGATCGCGATTTTGAACCTGTTCTTTCCATGACTCCTCTTAATTGA
- the rpoC1 gene encoding RNA polymerase beta — translation MIDQYKHQQLRIGSVSPQQISAWAKRILPNGEIVGEVKKPYTFHYKTNKPEKDGLFCERIFGPIKSGICACGNYRVIRDKKDDPKFCEQCGVEFIDSRIRRYQMGYIKLACVVTHAWYLKRLPSYIANLLDKPLKELESLVYGDVSFARPVVKKPTFLRLRGSFEYEIQSWKHSIPLFFTTRGFDIFRNREISSGAVAIREQLADLDLRIIMDYSLIEWKELGKEGSPDNENEWEDRKVGRRKNFLVRRIELAKHFIRTNIEPEWMVLCLLPVLPPELRPIIQIDGGKLMSSDINELYRRVIYRNNTLIDLLTTSRSTPGELVICQEKLVQAAVDTLLDNGIRGQPMRDGHNKVYKSFSDIIEGKEGRFRETLLGKRVDYSGRSVIIVGPSLSLHRCGLPGEIAIELFQTFLIRDLIRKHFASNIGIAKSKIRQKEPIVWEILQEVMQGHPVLLNRAPTLHRLGIQAFQPILVEGRAICLHPLVCKGFNADFDGDQMAVHVPLSLEAQAEARLLMFSHTNLLSPAIADPISVPTQDMLIGLYILTNGNRRGISSNRYNPRNCRNLKNERIPQKNYKYTKKKEPFFWNSYDAIGAYQQKRITFDSPLWLRWRLDLRIISSREVPIEVHYESLGTYHEIYGHYLVVRSTKKQIRSIYIRTNVGHISFYREIEEAVQGFCRAYSYGI, via the exons ATGATTGATCAGTATAAACATCAACAACTCCGAATTGGATCAGTTTCTCCTCAACAAATAAGTGCTTGGGCAAAAAGAATCTTACCTAATGGAGAGATAGTGGGGGAGGTAAAAAAACCCTATACTTTTCATTATAAAACCAATAAACCTGAAAAAGATGGATTATTTTGTGAAAGAATTTTTGGGCCTATCAAAAGTGGGATTTGTGCTTGTGGAAATTATCGAGTAATCAGAGATAAAAAGGACGACCCAAAATTTTGTGAACAATGCGGAGTAGAATTTATAGATTCTCGAATACGTAGATATCAAATGGGCTATATAAAACTGGCATGTGTAGTAACTCATGCGTGGTATTTGAAACGTCTTCCTAGTTATATCGCAAATCTTTTAGATAAACCTCTAAAAGAATTAGAAAGTCTAGTATACGGCGATGTG TCGTTTGCTAGACCCGTAGTTAAAAAACCCACTTTCTTACGATTACGAGGTTCATTCGAATATGAAATCCAATCTTGGAAACACAGCATACCACTTTTTTTTACTACCCGAGGTTTTGATATATTTCGAAATCGAGAAATTTCAAGCGGAGCTGTTGCTATCCGAGAACAATTAGCCGATCTGGATTTGAGAATTATTATGGATTATTCGTTGATAGAATGGAAAGAATTAGGGAAAGAGGGATCCCCGGACAATGAAAACGAATGGGAAGATCGAAAAGTTGGAAGAAGAAAGAATTTTTTGGTTCGGCGTATAGAATTAGCTAAGCATTTTATACGAACAAATATAGAACCAGAATGGATGGTTTTATGTCTCTTACCAGTTCTTCCTCCCGAATTGAGACCGATTATTCAAATAGATGGGGGCAAATTAATGAGCTCAGATATTAATGAACTATATAGAAGAGTTATCTATCGGAATAATACTCTTATCGATCTATTAACAACAAGTAGATCTACTCCAGGAGAATTAGTAATATGTCAGGAGAAATTGGTACAAGCAGCCGTGGATACACTTCTTGATAATGGAATCCGCGGACAACCGATGAGGGACGGTCATAATAAGGTTTACAAATCTTTTTCTGATATAATCGAGGGTAAAGAGGGAAGATTTCGCGAGACCCTACTTGGGAAACGGGTTGATTATTCAGGTCGTTCTGTCATTATTGTAGGTCCATCACTTTCATTACATAGATGTGGATTGCCCGGCGAAATAGCAATAGAACTTTTCCAGACATTTCTAATTCGTGATCTAATTCGAAAACATTTTGCTTCCAACATAGGAATTGCTAAGAGTAAAATTCGGCAAAAAGAACCGATTGTATGGGAAATACTTCAAGAAGTTATGCAGGGACATCCCGTATTGCTAAATAGAGCACCTACTCTGCATAGATTAGGTATACAGGCATTCCAACCCATTTTAGTAGAGGGGCGTGCTATTTGTTTGCATCCATTAGTTTGTAAGGGATTCAATGCAGACTTTGATGGCGATCAAATGGCTGTTCATGTGCCTTTATCCTTAGAAGCTCAAGCAGAAGCACGTTTACTTATGTTTTCTCATACAAACCTCTTGTCTCCAGCTATCGCGGATCCAATTTCTGTACCAACTCAAGATATGCTTATTGGACTTTACATATTAACGAATGGGAATCGTCGGGGTATTTCTTCAAATAGGTATAATCCACGTAATTGCAGAAATTTGAAAAATGAAAGAATTCCCCAAAAAAACTATAAGTATACGAAAAAAAAAGAACCTTTTTTTTGGAATTCCTATGATGCAATTGGAGCTTATCAACAGAAAAGAATAACCTTCGATAGTCCTTTGTGGCTCCGGTGGCGACTAGATCTACGCATTATTTCGTCAAGAGAAGTTCCTATCGAAGTTCACTATGAATCTTTAGGCACCTATCATGAAATTTATGGGCATTATCTAGTAGTAAGAAGTACAAAAAAACAAATTCGTTCTATTTACATTCGAACCAACGTAGGTCATATTTCTTTTTATCGAGAAATCGAAGAAGCTGTACAAGGTTTTTGCCGAGCCTATTCATATGGTATCTAA
- the psbZ gene encoding photosystem II protein Z, with protein MTIAFQLAVFALIAISFILLISVPVVFASPEGWSNNKNVLFSGTSLWIGLVFLVGILNSLIS; from the coding sequence ATGACTATTGCTTTCCAATTAGCTGTTTTTGCATTAATTGCTATTTCATTTATTTTATTGATTAGTGTACCTGTTGTATTTGCTTCTCCTGAAGGTTGGTCAAATAACAAAAATGTTCTATTTTCCGGTACATCATTATGGATTGGATTAGTGTTTCTAGTGGGTATTCTTAATTCTCTCATTTCTTGA
- the psbD gene encoding photosystem II protein D2 produces the protein MTIALGKFTKDENDLFDIMDDWLRRDRFVFVGWSGLLLFPCAYFALGGWFTGTTFVTSWYTHGLASSYLEGCNFLTAAVSTPANSLAHSLLLLWGPEAQGDFTRWCQLGGLWTFVALHGAFGLIGFMLRQFELARSVQLRPYNAIAFSGPIAVFVSVFLIYPLGQSGWFFAPSFGVAAIFRFILFFQGFHNWTLNPFHMMGVAGVLGAALLCAIHGATVENTLFEDGDGANTFRAFNPTQAEETYSMVTANRFWSQIFGVAFSNKRWLHFFMLFVPVTGLWMSALGVVGLALNLRAYDFVSQEIRAAEDPEFETFYTKNILLNEGIRAWMAAQDQPHENLIFPEEVLPRGNAL, from the coding sequence ATGACTATAGCTCTTGGTAAATTTACCAAAGATGAAAATGATTTATTTGATATTATGGATGACTGGTTGCGGAGGGACCGTTTCGTTTTTGTGGGTTGGTCCGGTCTATTACTCTTTCCTTGCGCCTATTTCGCCTTGGGGGGTTGGTTTACAGGTACGACCTTTGTAACTTCATGGTATACTCACGGCTTGGCAAGTTCTTATTTAGAAGGCTGCAACTTCTTAACCGCTGCAGTTTCCACTCCCGCTAATAGTTTAGCACACTCTTTGTTGTTACTGTGGGGTCCTGAAGCACAGGGAGATTTTACCCGTTGGTGTCAGTTAGGCGGTCTGTGGACTTTTGTTGCTCTCCACGGTGCTTTCGGATTAATAGGTTTCATGTTACGTCAATTTGAACTTGCTCGATCTGTTCAATTGCGACCTTATAATGCAATCGCATTCTCAGGTCCAATTGCTGTTTTTGTTTCTGTATTCCTTATTTATCCACTGGGTCAGTCTGGTTGGTTCTTTGCTCCAAGTTTTGGTGTAGCAGCTATATTTCGATTCATCCTCTTTTTCCAAGGATTTCATAATTGGACATTAAACCCATTTCATATGATGGGAGTTGCTGGTGTATTGGGCGCTGCACTACTATGCGCTATTCATGGTGCAACCGTAGAAAATACTTTATTTGAAGATGGTGATGGCGCAAATACATTCCGTGCTTTTAACCCAACCCAAGCTGAAGAAACTTATTCAATGGTTACTGCTAATCGCTTTTGGTCCCAAATCTTTGGGGTTGCTTTTTCCAATAAACGTTGGTTACATTTCTTTATGTTATTTGTACCAGTAACTGGTTTATGGATGAGTGCTCTTGGGGTAGTCGGTTTGGCCCTGAACCTACGTGCTTATGACTTCGTTTCTCAAGAAATCCGCGCAGCGGAAGATCCTGAATTTGAGACTTTCTACACAAAAAATATTCTCTTAAACGAAGGTATTCGTGCGTGGATGGCAGCTCAAGATCAGCCTCATGAAAACCTTATATTCCCTGAGGAGGTTCTACCACGTGGAAACGCTCTTTAA
- the psbM gene encoding photosystem II protein M, with translation MEVNILAFIATALFILVPTAFLLIIYVKTVSKSD, from the coding sequence ATGGAAGTAAATATTCTCGCATTTATTGCTACTGCACTGTTTATTCTAGTTCCTACTGCTTTTTTACTTATAATTTATGTAAAAACGGTAAGTAAAAGTGACTAA
- the rpoB gene encoding RNA polymerase beta subunit: protein MLGSGNEEMSTLPGLNQIQFEGFCRFIDRGLTEGLFKFPKIEDTDQEIEFQLFAETYQLLEPLINEKDAVYESLTYSAELYISAGLIWKSSRDIQKQTIFVGNIPLMNSLGTSIVNGIYRIVINQILQSPGIYYRSELDPNGIPVYTGTIISDWGGRLELEIDKKARIWARVSRKQKISILVLSSAMGSNLSEILENVCYPEIFVSFLNDKDKKKIGSKENAILEFYRQFACVGGDPVFSESLWKELQKKFFQQRCELGKIGRRNINQKLNLDIPQNNTFLLPRDILTAADHLIGMKFGMALLDDINHLKNKRIRSVADLLQDQFGLALVRLENMVRGTICGAIRHKLIPTPQNLVTSTPLTTTYESFFGLHPLSQVLDQTNPLTEIVHGRKLSYLGPGGLTGRTASFRIRDIHPSHYGRICPIDTSEGINVGLIGSLAIHARIGIWGAIESPFFEISERSKRIRMLYLSPNIDEYYRVATGNSLALTRDIQEEQIVPARYRQEFLTIAWEQVHLRSIYPFQYFSIGASLIPFIEHNDANRALMSSNMQRQAVPLSESEKCIVGTGLECQVALDSGVSAIAEHEGNIVYTDTDRIFLFGNGDTLSIPLTIYQRSNKNTCMHQKPQVHRGKCIKKGQILADGAATVGGELALGKNVLVAYMPWEGYNSEDAVLISERLVYEDIFTSFHIRKYEIQTHMTSYGSERITNKIPHLEAKLLRNLDKNGIVILGSWVETGDVLVGKLTPQMAKESSYSPEDRLLRAILGIQVSTSKETCLKLPIGGRGRVIDVRWIQKKGGSSYNPETIRISILQKREIKVGDKVAGRHGNKGIVSKILSRQDMPYLQDGGPVDMVFNPLGVPSRMNVGQIFECSLGLSGGMLDRHYRITPFDERYEQEASRKLVFSELYEASKQTSNPWIFEPEYPGKSKIFDGRTGNSFKQPALMGKTYILKLIHQVDDKIHGRSSGHYALVTQQPLRGRAKQGGQRVGEMEVWALEGFGVAHILQEMLTYKSDHIQTRQEVLGTTIIGGTIPKPTDAPESFRLLVRELRSLAMELNHFLISEKNFRIDRKEA, encoded by the coding sequence ATGCTTGGGAGTGGAAATGAAGAAATGTCTACACTACCTGGATTGAATCAGATACAATTTGAAGGGTTTTGTAGGTTCATTGATCGGGGCTTAACAGAAGGGCTTTTTAAGTTTCCAAAAATTGAGGATACAGATCAAGAAATTGAATTTCAATTATTTGCCGAAACATATCAATTATTAGAACCCTTGATAAACGAAAAAGATGCTGTATATGAATCACTTACATATTCTGCTGAATTATATATATCCGCGGGATTAATTTGGAAAAGTAGTAGAGATATACAAAAACAAACTATTTTTGTTGGAAATATTCCTCTAATGAATTCTCTGGGAACTTCTATAGTAAATGGAATATACAGAATAGTAATCAATCAAATATTGCAAAGTCCTGGTATCTATTACCGTTCAGAATTGGACCCTAACGGAATTCCGGTCTATACTGGCACTATAATATCAGACTGGGGGGGTAGATTAGAATTAGAGATTGATAAAAAAGCAAGGATATGGGCTCGTGTGAGTAGGAAACAGAAAATATCTATTCTAGTTCTATCATCAGCTATGGGTTCGAATTTAAGCGAAATTCTAGAAAATGTTTGTTATCCTGAAATTTTCGTGTCTTTCCTAAATGATAAGGATAAAAAAAAAATTGGGTCAAAAGAAAATGCCATTTTGGAGTTTTATCGACAATTTGCTTGTGTTGGCGGAGATCCGGTATTTTCTGAATCTTTATGGAAAGAATTACAAAAAAAATTTTTTCAACAAAGATGTGAATTAGGAAAAATTGGTCGACGAAATATCAACCAAAAGCTTAATCTTGATATACCCCAGAACAATACATTTTTGTTACCGCGAGATATATTGACAGCTGCGGATCATTTGATTGGCATGAAATTTGGAATGGCTCTACTTGACGATATAAATCATTTGAAAAATAAACGTATTCGTTCTGTAGCAGATCTATTACAAGATCAATTTGGATTGGCCCTGGTTCGTTTAGAAAATATGGTTAGAGGAACTATATGTGGAGCAATTAGACATAAATTGATACCGACTCCTCAGAATTTGGTGACTTCAACTCCATTAACAACGACTTATGAATCTTTTTTTGGATTACACCCATTATCTCAAGTTTTGGATCAAACTAATCCATTGACGGAAATAGTTCATGGGAGAAAATTGAGTTATTTGGGCCCTGGAGGATTGACGGGGCGAACTGCGAGTTTTCGGATACGAGATATCCACCCTAGTCACTATGGACGCATTTGTCCAATTGACACGTCTGAAGGAATCAATGTTGGACTTATTGGATCTCTAGCAATTCATGCGAGGATTGGTATTTGGGGGGCCATAGAAAGTCCATTTTTTGAAATATCCGAAAGATCAAAAAGAATACGCATGCTTTATTTATCACCAAATATAGATGAATACTATAGGGTAGCAACAGGAAATTCTTTAGCACTTACTCGAGATATTCAGGAGGAACAGATTGTTCCAGCCCGATATCGTCAAGAATTTCTTACGATTGCATGGGAACAGGTTCATCTTCGAAGTATTTATCCCTTCCAATATTTTTCTATTGGAGCTTCTCTGATTCCTTTTATCGAACATAATGATGCGAATCGGGCTTTAATGAGTTCTAATATGCAACGTCAAGCAGTTCCGCTTTCTGAGTCCGAAAAATGCATTGTTGGAACTGGATTGGAATGCCAAGTAGCTTTAGATTCAGGGGTTTCCGCTATAGCCGAACACGAGGGAAACATCGTTTATACTGATACTGACAGGATCTTTTTATTTGGTAATGGAGATACTCTAAGTATTCCATTAACAATATATCAACGTTCCAACAAAAATACTTGCATGCATCAAAAACCCCAGGTTCACCGAGGTAAATGCATCAAAAAGGGACAAATTTTAGCGGATGGTGCTGCTACAGTTGGCGGCGAACTCGCTTTGGGAAAAAACGTATTAGTAGCTTATATGCCATGGGAAGGTTACAATTCTGAAGATGCTGTACTCATTAGTGAGCGCCTGGTTTATGAAGATATTTTTACTTCTTTTCACATACGGAAATATGAAATTCAGACTCATATGACAAGCTATGGTTCTGAAAGAATCACTAATAAAATTCCACATCTAGAAGCCAAATTACTCCGAAATTTAGACAAAAACGGAATTGTGATTCTCGGATCGTGGGTCGAAACGGGCGATGTTTTAGTGGGGAAATTAACACCTCAAATGGCAAAAGAATCCTCGTATTCCCCCGAAGATAGATTATTACGAGCTATACTTGGCATTCAGGTATCCACCTCAAAGGAAACTTGTCTAAAACTACCCATAGGCGGTAGAGGTCGAGTTATTGATGTGAGATGGATCCAAAAAAAGGGGGGTTCCAGTTATAATCCAGAAACGATTCGGATATCTATTTTACAGAAACGTGAAATTAAAGTCGGAGATAAAGTGGCCGGGAGACATGGAAATAAAGGTATCGTTTCTAAAATTTTGTCTAGACAGGATATGCCTTATTTGCAAGACGGAGGACCCGTTGATATGGTCTTCAATCCACTAGGGGTACCTTCACGAATGAATGTAGGACAAATATTTGAATGCTCGCTCGGTTTATCAGGAGGTATGCTAGATAGACATTATCGAATAACACCATTTGATGAGAGGTATGAACAAGAAGCTTCGAGAAAACTAGTGTTTTCTGAATTATATGAAGCCAGTAAACAAACATCTAATCCATGGATATTTGAACCCGAGTATCCTGGAAAAAGCAAAATATTTGATGGAAGAACAGGGAATTCTTTTAAACAGCCTGCTTTAATGGGAAAGACTTATATTTTGAAATTAATTCATCAAGTTGATGATAAAATCCATGGACGTTCCAGTGGACATTATGCACTTGTTACACAACAACCACTTAGAGGAAGGGCTAAGCAGGGAGGACAACGGGTAGGCGAAATGGAGGTTTGGGCCTTGGAAGGATTTGGTGTTGCTCATATTTTACAAGAGATGCTTACTTATAAATCTGATCATATTCAAACTCGCCAAGAAGTACTCGGGACTACGATCATTGGAGGAACAATACCTAAACCTACAGACGCTCCAGAATCTTTTCGATTGCTCGTTCGAGAATTACGATCTTTAGCTATGGAACTGAATCATTTCCTTATATCTGAGAAGAACTTCCGGATTGATAGGAAGGAAGCTTAA
- the rps14 gene encoding ribosomal protein S14: MARKSVIQREKKRQKLEQKYHLIRRSSKKEISKVPSLSEKWEIHGKLESLPRNSAPIRLHRRCFSTGRPRANYRDFGLSGHILREMVHACFLPGATRSSW; this comes from the coding sequence ATGGCAAGGAAAAGTGTTATTCAGAGGGAAAAGAAGAGACAAAAATTGGAACAGAAATATCATTTGATTCGCCGATCCTCAAAAAAAGAAATAAGCAAAGTTCCGTCGTTAAGTGAGAAATGGGAAATTCATGGAAAATTAGAATCACTACCGCGTAATAGTGCACCTATACGTCTTCATCGACGTTGTTTTTCGACCGGAAGACCGAGAGCTAATTATCGAGACTTTGGATTATCTGGACACATACTTCGGGAAATGGTTCATGCATGTTTCTTGCCGGGTGCAACAAGATCCAGTTGGTAA
- the petN gene encoding cytochrome b6/f complex subunit VIII — protein MDIVSIAWAALMVVFSFSLSLVVWGRSGL, from the coding sequence ATGGATATAGTAAGTATTGCTTGGGCTGCTTTAATGGTAGTTTTTTCATTTTCCCTTTCCCTCGTAGTATGGGGAAGAAGTGGACTATAG